In one Nicotiana sylvestris chromosome 8, ASM39365v2, whole genome shotgun sequence genomic region, the following are encoded:
- the LOC138875473 gene encoding uncharacterized protein: MAQYFFRQFQYNVDLTPVRNSLSNLKKKIVESFREYAFNWSEQAARVKPPMGEIKMVMVFLQAQEADNFQNMISAMGKSFPEAIKIGEMVESSLKTGRILSHAAFKARSQAAQNGSKGLLNYNGSEEGVMMVSSSREDRRLDLLQLVAPNRLNPDSPSHRADARCEYHSGAIRHSTEDCWTFKKVVKDLIEAERIVFQDDEALDVMNNLLPTHNIRPIVGMICEAEECDSALKAIAAIAETEEKPKNGRQS; encoded by the exons atggctcaaTATTTTTTCCGCCAGTTTCAATATAATGTGGACCTTACTCCCGtcagaaactctttgtccaatttgaaaaagaaaatcgtggaaagcttccgcgaatatgcCTTCAATTGGAGTGAGCAAGCTGCTAGGGTAAAGCCACCAATGGGTGAAATTAAAATGGTTATGGTCTTTCTGCAGGCCCAAGAGGCTGACAACTTCCAGAACATGATATCTGCCATGGGTAAGTCGTTccctgaggctatcaaaattggggaaatggttgaaaGCAGTTTGAAAACAGGGCGAATATTGAGTCATGCTGCCTTTAAGGCCAGATCACAGGCCGCTCAGAATGGTTCGAAGGGTTTGCTGAACTACAATGGAAGTGAAGAGGGAGTCATGATGGTGTCAAGCTCGAGGGAGGACCGCAG gctagatctattgcagctaGTGGCCCCAAACCGGCTGAACCCTGACTCCCCCTCGCAtcgagctgatgctagatgtgaataccactctggagcaatAAGACACAGTACGGAGGACTGTTGGACCTTCAAAAAGGTAGTTAAAGATTTGATTGAAGCCGAAAGAATTGTTTTTCAAGATGATGAAGCtcttgatgtgatgaacaatctgttgcctaCCCACAATATcaggccaatagtcggaatgatttgtgaagctgaggaatgTGATTcggcactgaaggccattgcagccattgccgagacagaagaaaagccaaaaaatggtcgccaatcatga